TACCTAAACCTTCACATACAAGTTACATTTCAACTTAAACATAATATTTAAAGAAATACTTATTTCCTAAGAAATTACTAGTTTTATTATACTCAATAACATCACCTCTTAAATGAACAGAATCACTATTAAGAATTGGTAAAAGCAAATGTTTTAAGTTTTATAGCAAAGTTGATTTTAGTGTGCAAAGAAAAGCTTGAAAATGTATGGTGAAAAAGACATTTTAGTAGGTTTAACGATTGATAGATAGTTTGTGGGTAGACACACAAGGCGAAGTAGAGTGAATTGAGATTAAACGTAGTTTACGACCTATTCTGTTTATTTTACTTATGTTATTTTTCTTATCCTTAACCTGATTTTGATATGTAACTGTTCAACTTTCAAACATTTTTTAACTATATAAACTAAGATGTTATAATTTAACTTAATTAATTTTTGTCATATTTGTATGCATTTGATACTCCTTATTATTTTGTTAAAATCTAAAAAAATATTTTTTATTAAAGGATAGTTTACTTTCCTTTAATAATTACGCTATCATTAGTTATGATGATAAAACAAATAATAAGGAGTATCAAATGAGGAGCATAAAAAAGTTTACAAACAAACATCAATACAAGTGAATAGTTTTAATATCTACACTAAACTACATAAATTCAAAGCTTAAACAATACACTCAAAACAATATACTTTACTACTTTAATAACAATATGAAAAAAAATGGCCAAGAGCCTGTTAAACTTAAAACTTTACAAAGCTATCTTTATAAATTAAAAAAAGTGCTAGGTGTCACAATAAACTATTATAGACATTTGGGTGTTAACATGGGCACTGAAATTCATTATGAACTCAAATACTCTAAACAAGAATGTTACCGCATAATCAATAAACACTTTAGAGAAAAGAAAGAGGAAAAACACAAAAACCGTGTTAATACATATCTTGAAAAGACTTGTAATCAAAATAGCAGTGTAAAAAAAGAGGAGTGTTTACATAATACTTATAATAAAAAAGAAGAAGATAAAAACAAACAATCCATAGAAAGACTACAAATAGAAAAATATGCATAAAAAATGCAAATTTAAACC
This is a stretch of genomic DNA from Borrelia coriaceae. It encodes these proteins:
- a CDS encoding plasmid maintenance protein, with the protein product MSTLNYINSKLKQYTQNNILYYFNNNMKKNGQEPVKLKTLQSYLYKLKKVLGVTINYYRHLGVNMGTEIHYELKYSKQECYRIINKHFREKKEEKHKNRVNTYLEKTCNQNSSVKKEECLHNTYNKKEEDKNKQSIERLQIEKYA